Within Rhodopirellula islandica, the genomic segment AACGCGACAAAGCGATCCTCTACAACTGGAAAGCTGACAGCGAAACGACCGACGCAATCACCCAGCACGCTTATGTGCCGGCCGCTGCGATGATCAGTTTCCTGAAACGCGAGAAGTTCAAACCAACTGCGAACTACAGCCCTCGCCGGGCTGACCGCGTGGCTTGGTTCCAAGAAAAGTGGGGCCTCGGCTGAGCCCGATGGGCAACCTGTCCGAGCCACCCTCTTCTTCGGTTCACTTTGCCATTTCGACGGTTCGCGTTCCCGCGAACCCCATCGAAAAAGAGTCGAATCTCGGGGTCACTGAACTGGCCCCCGACGCAGCCGAAGACCTGCTGGAAGAATGCTGGGAACAGATTGATTCACCGAATCAATCTCCCCACCCGTTGGCCGCGCCTCTGCAGCGGCACCTTCAACGTGCCCGGCACATCTACCGATTCGAATCGCCAGACCATTCGTTGGCTGAGATCCTTTCACCCGAATGGCAAGACTGGGCATGGAGCGCGAACGCTCTGTGGTGGACCTCCGCTTCGGATGGCAAGCCAGCGTTGCTCAGCGACCCCGCGGGGCGACAACTGCACGGCCCAGGTTCCTTCGACGCGAAGGCTCAGATCCCCTTCCTTCCGGAATCGCGGCAGCGACGCATTGAGTCTGCCACGGTTCTCCGCAATCGAAACCTGGATCCAGTGGATGGCACCGCCCCGCTGCCCAGCAGCAGCGAGACCGAAACGTTTGCACCCGCGATCGCCGCCAAGCGAATGCTCGGACTGTTCGCCGTCGCGGCTCGCGCCGAAGCAATGGCCAATGGCCAGACGCTCGATCTCGACCGAGTCCGGGAGCGATCCCCGCTGGCGGCGGATGCGCTGACGCCTGCTGAAAAAGATTTCTTCGACCTGGTTTCACCTCCCGCTGAGATGGTCGACACGGCCGCCTGGCGTTACGAATCACTGCACACGCTGCAGTGGGCGTTGCAGATGCAACCAGACCTGGACTGGGCCGATGAACGCTGCGACCTCGCCAGCGTGCTGCGATTGATCCTCTCACTGCCGCACGAAGACCTGATCGGGCACGCGATCTTGCGGCCCATCGAGGAACTGCTTCAAGCCGCTGACTTGCATGTTTGCTTGTGGTGGAAATTGGCGGTGGAGGGTGCGGCGGGACGAGAGATCCCCGGCGGATTGGACCCTGGCGTTGTGGCGGAACGCGTGCACGCACTGACGTGGCTGCTGCAACTGTCCGGCGGCGTTCCCGAGGAGGCTGCTGACATGTCCTGGGATCAAATTGGCCGCGAAATCGAATGCGGCATCGTCGGTTGATCCGACGCACCCACCGCTGGCCCAACCTGCCGGAGTCGCCTTTTTACGGCCTACTCGATGCACCAGTGCTGACGTATAACTTTGACCAACCCATTCGCACTCCGAATTCCTGAGTTCTAATCGCATGACCCAGCTGCTGTCTGCCCGCGCGGGCGAAATCACTTCCGAAATGGAATCCGTCGCCAAACGCGAAAACTTGCCAGTCGAGCTGATTCGCGATGAAGTCGCCGTGGGACGCATGGTGATCCCAGCCAACAAAGTTCACGCCGCTGGTGCCTTGGAACCCATGGCCATTGGGATCGCCGCCAAGTGCAAGATCAACGCCAACATCGGCAACAGCGCCGTGACGAGCAACGTTGGTGAGGAACTGGAAAAGCTCCACACTGCCGTCCACTTCGGTGCCGACACGGTGATGGACCTGTCGACCGGCAAAGACATCGACAACATCCGTCGTCAAATCATCGACAAGAGCCCCGTGCCAATCGGGACCGTGCCGATCTACCAAATGTTGGAAGAGCTCGGCGGCAACATCGAAGACATGAACGCCCAGCACTTCTTGGACATGGTCGAGCACCAAGCCAAGCAGGGCGTTGACTACATGACGATTCACTGCGGTGTCAAACTGGAACACCTGCACCTGACCGTCAACCGCGTGACCGGAATCGTCAGCCGCGGTGGATCCCTGATCGCCAAGTGGATGATGGCCCACAACAAGCAAAACCCATTGCTAGAAGCCTTTGACGACCTTTGCGACATCATGCGTGAGTACGACGTGACCTGGTCGCTCGGTGATGGACTGCGTCCTGGTTCGATCGCAGACGCATCCGACGACGCTCAGTTCGCCGAACTGGACGTCCTCGGCGAATGCACCAAACGCGGCTGGGAAAAAGGCACGCAGGTCATGGTCGAAGGCCCCGGGCACATTCCTTTGGACCAAATCCAAATGAACATCGAGCGGCAAATCGAAGTCTGCCACGGCGCCCCGTTTTACGTGCTCGGTCCCCTGGTCACTGACATCGCCCCTGGCTACGACCACATCACCAGCTGCATCGGTGCGGCCAACGCCGGCATGCACGGTGCTGCCATGCTCTGCTACGTCACACCGAAGGAACACCTGGGCCTGCCCAACGAAGAAGACGTCAAACAAGGCGTGATCGCTTACAAGATCGCCGCCCACACCGCCGATGTCGCCCGCAAACGCAAAGGCGCCCAAGATCGCGACGACGCGCTTTCCAAAGCCCGCTTTGATTTCGACTGGAAAGAGCAATTCCGCTTGTCGCTCGACCCGGAAACGGCCCAGCGATACCACGACGAAACGCTTCCTCAAGACACCTTCAAGAGCGCTCACTTCTGCAGCATGTGCGGACCAAAGTACTGCTCCATGAAGATCACCGAGGACATCCGTCAAATGGCCAAAGAAAAGAAACTCGTTGGACTCCCAACAACCTGATCGACCAAACGAGCCATTGGTCCTGCTGACGATACGATTCAAAGCCTCCCAACTGCCTCGCAGTTCGGAGGTTTTTTCGTGCTCGCACCGCGACCGCAGAATCGGCCTGACACCAGCCTCACCAACCAGCCGGCCACACCCGAGATACAACCAACCGTTCGGAGCCAACCAATGAATGCTATCCTGATCGAGGCTGTGCTACCGACTCGCTTGATGCCGCAGCACGTGAATGCCGCTTGAACTTGATTCTTCATCCCAAGAGAGCCGGGCAGACCATGACCCGAATTCCCTTCGCGTTGCTGCTGCTCTTGATCGCGGCCGGATGCCAAAAACAAGGCGACCGCGACGAAGAATTGTTGTACCTCCGTGCAGCCCTCCCCGCTGAACTGCTCGAGCAGTCACACCTGGACATCCCTAGCCGTGACTGCATTGCCAAGCTTGAAACGCCTGAGGGCACTTCTCTGGGGCTAAGAATCTTTCCAGGCCAGTCCAAATCCCACGGTGGAATCCGAGCGGAGATCAGCCTGGACTATCCCTTCCAGCCTGAAGAAGTCGTCCGCTATTCCTGGCGGTTTCAACTGCCAGAAGACTTCGTCTCGGATGCCCCGCAGAACCGCTGGTGGGTCATCGGACAATGGCATGACCAACCTGACTCCACCAAGAACGAAACATGGGACACGCACCCTTCCTACAGTCCCCCAATCTCACTTTCGATCGCAGAAGTGAATCAGAACCTGCTGCTTGGGATCAGCTATGGAATCACGCACGGCGGTCACGAACAGGCCCATCCCGCTCCGATCCCGATCCAGCGTGGCAACTGGTACACCGTCCACGCGGACATCCACTGGTCGCTGACCGAACAGGGTCGCGCCAAGATCTCCTTGCGAGAAGTCACAGACAGCGACCGAGTGATGACGGGCCCCAACATGAACAATGCCTACCAGCACTACCTTAAGATTGGCATGTACCGCCACCCGGCGATCCAAAGTGAAAACTGGATCCACCTCGATCAAATCACTGCCACCCATCTCACCAAGGAACCGCGTGAGAACGAGACTGGATTTCGCGGAGAGAGCAAACCGCTCAGTGCATCACCGGAGACCGACGCAGGCAGGCCTCACGCGAGAAAGAAATGACGCAATGAACGAGGCGACGAACGGTTGATTGCCCGTAGCCTTTTTTGTGTCGGAGGCGTTGCTCTTCACGCGATGCTTCGCGGTCATCCGCTGCGAACGGAACGACCGAAGTTGGTTTCGCAACGGTGCCGAAACTCGCACCTGCAATCGCCCCACTCCCACTCAGTGGGCTTTGCCTTCTCCGATGTGGTGTTGGTGCCGGACGATGTCACCGCTAACCATGTAGATGGTCTCTTCGGCGACATTGGTCGCC encodes:
- a CDS encoding DUF4272 domain-containing protein — translated: MGNLSEPPSSSVHFAISTVRVPANPIEKESNLGVTELAPDAAEDLLEECWEQIDSPNQSPHPLAAPLQRHLQRARHIYRFESPDHSLAEILSPEWQDWAWSANALWWTSASDGKPALLSDPAGRQLHGPGSFDAKAQIPFLPESRQRRIESATVLRNRNLDPVDGTAPLPSSSETETFAPAIAAKRMLGLFAVAARAEAMANGQTLDLDRVRERSPLAADALTPAEKDFFDLVSPPAEMVDTAAWRYESLHTLQWALQMQPDLDWADERCDLASVLRLILSLPHEDLIGHAILRPIEELLQAADLHVCLWWKLAVEGAAGREIPGGLDPGVVAERVHALTWLLQLSGGVPEEAADMSWDQIGREIECGIVG
- the thiC gene encoding phosphomethylpyrimidine synthase ThiC gives rise to the protein MTQLLSARAGEITSEMESVAKRENLPVELIRDEVAVGRMVIPANKVHAAGALEPMAIGIAAKCKINANIGNSAVTSNVGEELEKLHTAVHFGADTVMDLSTGKDIDNIRRQIIDKSPVPIGTVPIYQMLEELGGNIEDMNAQHFLDMVEHQAKQGVDYMTIHCGVKLEHLHLTVNRVTGIVSRGGSLIAKWMMAHNKQNPLLEAFDDLCDIMREYDVTWSLGDGLRPGSIADASDDAQFAELDVLGECTKRGWEKGTQVMVEGPGHIPLDQIQMNIERQIEVCHGAPFYVLGPLVTDIAPGYDHITSCIGAANAGMHGAAMLCYVTPKEHLGLPNEEDVKQGVIAYKIAAHTADVARKRKGAQDRDDALSKARFDFDWKEQFRLSLDPETAQRYHDETLPQDTFKSAHFCSMCGPKYCSMKITEDIRQMAKEKKLVGLPTT
- a CDS encoding polysaccharide lyase, whose amino-acid sequence is MTRIPFALLLLLIAAGCQKQGDRDEELLYLRAALPAELLEQSHLDIPSRDCIAKLETPEGTSLGLRIFPGQSKSHGGIRAEISLDYPFQPEEVVRYSWRFQLPEDFVSDAPQNRWWVIGQWHDQPDSTKNETWDTHPSYSPPISLSIAEVNQNLLLGISYGITHGGHEQAHPAPIPIQRGNWYTVHADIHWSLTEQGRAKISLREVTDSDRVMTGPNMNNAYQHYLKIGMYRHPAIQSENWIHLDQITATHLTKEPRENETGFRGESKPLSASPETDAGRPHARKK